From Sphingomonas bisphenolicum, one genomic window encodes:
- the recJ gene encoding single-stranded-DNA-specific exonuclease RecJ, translating into MTFALNISRSISGQPWRWRGGNADGRDATYLPDDLVTQLLLARGCPRDAVDAHRNPTIRQFMPDPSLFRDMDAAADRLADAVQRGEDVRIFGDYDVDGATSAALLIRLLRDLGLHAKPYIPDRLMEGYGPSGEALVRLAGEGATLIVTVDCGAQAFEALSMARATGVDVVVVDHHKCSTTLPEAFALVNPNRLDENDGAAVHGHLAAVGVAFLLGAALVRVLRARGWFASRSEPALMELLDIVALGTVADVAQLKGLNRAFVAQGLKVMAKRHNIGLAALIDASRLTRAPLCHDLGFALGPRINAGGRVGQADLGVRLLTTQDPAEAARIAAQLDHYNEERRAIESTVQEQAEALLAAQGNRAVAVISGQGWHPGVIGIVAGRIKEKAGRPAIVIAVDEDGVGKGSGRSISGVDLGAAVMAAKDSGLLVAGGGHAMAAGLTVAAGRIDALADYLDGRLSAAVARARDNRALLIDAVLAPAGVNPDFVAAIEQGGPYGAGWPAPLIAAGPMRVIKADVVGNGHLRAIMSGEDGRSIKTIAFRQAETDLGQAILGAPRDRKLWVAGKAKIDDWGSRPAAELHLEDAAWAD; encoded by the coding sequence ATGACATTTGCGCTCAATATCTCGCGATCGATTTCGGGCCAGCCCTGGCGCTGGCGGGGCGGCAACGCCGACGGGCGCGACGCCACCTATCTGCCCGACGATCTGGTGACGCAATTGCTGCTGGCGCGGGGGTGTCCGCGCGACGCAGTCGATGCCCACCGCAATCCTACCATCCGCCAGTTCATGCCCGACCCCAGCCTGTTCCGCGACATGGATGCGGCCGCCGATCGGCTGGCCGACGCGGTGCAGCGCGGCGAGGATGTCCGTATCTTCGGCGATTATGACGTCGACGGCGCGACCAGCGCGGCGCTGCTGATCCGGTTGCTGCGCGACCTGGGGCTGCACGCGAAACCCTATATCCCCGACCGTCTGATGGAAGGCTATGGCCCGTCGGGCGAGGCGCTGGTGCGGCTGGCGGGGGAGGGCGCGACCCTGATCGTCACCGTCGATTGCGGCGCGCAGGCGTTCGAGGCGCTGTCGATGGCCAGGGCGACCGGCGTCGACGTCGTCGTGGTCGATCATCATAAATGCTCGACCACGCTGCCCGAAGCCTTTGCCCTGGTGAACCCCAACCGGCTGGACGAGAATGACGGCGCGGCGGTGCATGGCCATCTGGCCGCGGTCGGCGTCGCCTTCCTGCTCGGCGCGGCGCTGGTGCGGGTCTTGCGGGCGCGGGGCTGGTTCGCCAGTCGCAGCGAGCCGGCGCTGATGGAGTTGCTCGATATCGTCGCGCTCGGCACGGTGGCGGACGTCGCGCAATTGAAGGGCCTCAACCGCGCCTTCGTGGCGCAGGGGCTGAAGGTGATGGCCAAGCGCCATAATATCGGCCTCGCCGCATTGATCGACGCCAGCCGCCTGACCCGCGCGCCGCTGTGCCACGATCTGGGCTTCGCGCTCGGCCCGCGAATCAATGCGGGCGGTCGGGTCGGGCAGGCGGATCTGGGCGTGCGGCTGCTGACCACGCAAGACCCGGCCGAAGCCGCCCGCATCGCCGCGCAGCTCGATCACTATAATGAGGAACGCCGCGCCATCGAATCGACGGTGCAGGAACAGGCCGAAGCCTTGCTGGCCGCGCAGGGCAATCGCGCCGTGGCGGTGATATCCGGCCAGGGCTGGCACCCCGGCGTCATCGGCATCGTCGCAGGGAGGATCAAGGAAAAGGCGGGGCGGCCAGCGATCGTCATCGCCGTCGATGAGGACGGGGTGGGCAAGGGATCGGGCCGCTCCATCTCCGGCGTGGACCTGGGCGCTGCGGTGATGGCGGCGAAGGATAGCGGTCTGCTGGTCGCGGGCGGCGGCCATGCCATGGCGGCGGGGCTGACGGTCGCGGCCGGCCGGATCGACGCGCTTGCCGACTATCTCGACGGCCGGCTGTCCGCCGCCGTCGCCAGGGCGCGCGACAACCGGGCGCTGCTGATCGACGCGGTGCTCGCCCCTGCCGGGGTGAACCCGGACTTCGTCGCGGCGATCGAGCAGGGCGGGCCCTATGGCGCGGGCTGGCCCGCCCCGCTGATCGCTGCCGGACCGATGCGCGTCATCAAGGCCGATGTCGTGGGCAACGGCCATTTGCGTGCGATCATGAGCGGGGAGGACGGCCGTTCGATCAAGACGATCGCCTTCCGCCAGGCCGAAACCGATCTGGGCCAGGCGATATTGGGCGCGCCGCGCGACCGCAAACTGTGGGTCGCGGGCAAGGCCAAGATCGATGACTGGGGCAGCCGCCCGGCCGCCGAACTGCATCTGGAGGACGCCGCCTGGGCGGATTAA
- a CDS encoding autotransporter assembly complex protein TamA: MTRRQAYHVRRIMAVALMTASSLPLMAQAQSTPVPDPSLPHEATQGEEPILPDDQFEARLPKAATPDQANPDAPLPSIESWIDQQMPQSSNAPTELPPAIDPAEEQELAQPLPPLDSVTVPTNVADNNNANAKQPDIRYATSIEGFGKTGLEDEFRAESALIDGKGKAETAAMVQARAQEDEKLATRLFYSQGYYDATALASLDHAGDGTLKAVISVTPGKRYKIGDIVINAGPTVPPGLVRDSLPLNTGDYIVATLVEGAEANVALKLPENGYPFAKVGDRDILLDPATVTGDYTLPVDTGPRGTFRKITTSGDKQAFGADHMEVIKRYTPGELYDSRKVDDLRKALVATSLFSSVSVEPVQTGEAGPDGTEYVDLAVEQEAGPPRTLAGEAGYGTGQGFRAEGTWTHRNLFPPEGALILGAIAGTQEQGASATFRRSNAGKRDRTFQTGITLNHQNYDAYEAFTAGLNIGWSRQSTPIFQKRWTYSYGAEILLTNEQVVIDPATADKTRRTYFIGGLPVQIGYDRSNDLLNPTKGFRANLRAEPEGSLQGNFSPYLRASFDLTGYYPVSDNLVIAGRAKVGTITGVSRGDVAPSRRIYAGGGGSVRGFGYQELGPKDANNDPIGGRSVNEFAVEGRYRFGNYGVVAFVDAGQVYESSMPQFSDMRYGVGLGGRFYTNFGPFRADIAMPINRQPGESKFALYIGIGQAF; encoded by the coding sequence ATGACGAGACGACAGGCATATCATGTCCGGCGCATAATGGCCGTGGCGCTGATGACAGCCTCGTCCCTGCCGCTGATGGCCCAAGCCCAGTCGACGCCCGTACCCGATCCCAGCCTTCCTCATGAAGCGACCCAGGGCGAAGAGCCGATCCTGCCCGACGACCAGTTCGAGGCGCGGTTGCCCAAGGCAGCGACTCCGGACCAGGCCAATCCCGACGCGCCCCTGCCCTCGATCGAGAGCTGGATCGACCAGCAGATGCCGCAGTCATCGAACGCGCCAACCGAATTGCCGCCAGCGATCGATCCGGCCGAGGAACAGGAACTGGCCCAGCCGCTGCCGCCGCTCGACAGCGTGACCGTCCCGACCAATGTCGCGGACAATAATAATGCCAACGCGAAGCAGCCCGACATACGCTACGCCACCAGCATCGAAGGGTTCGGCAAGACCGGGCTGGAGGACGAGTTCCGCGCCGAATCCGCGCTGATCGACGGCAAGGGCAAGGCGGAAACCGCGGCCATGGTGCAGGCGCGCGCGCAGGAGGATGAGAAGCTCGCGACGCGCCTCTTCTATTCGCAGGGCTATTATGACGCGACGGCGCTCGCCAGCCTGGACCATGCCGGTGACGGGACGCTGAAGGCGGTGATCTCCGTAACGCCGGGCAAACGCTACAAGATCGGCGACATCGTCATCAATGCCGGGCCGACGGTGCCGCCCGGCCTGGTCCGCGACAGCCTGCCGCTCAACACCGGCGATTATATCGTCGCGACCCTGGTCGAAGGCGCGGAGGCCAATGTCGCGTTGAAGCTGCCCGAAAATGGCTATCCCTTCGCAAAGGTCGGGGACCGCGACATATTGCTCGATCCCGCGACGGTGACGGGCGACTATACGCTGCCGGTGGATACCGGCCCGCGCGGCACGTTCCGCAAGATCACCACCAGCGGCGACAAACAGGCGTTCGGCGCCGACCATATGGAAGTCATCAAGCGCTACACGCCGGGCGAACTCTATGACAGCCGCAAGGTGGACGATCTGCGCAAGGCGCTGGTCGCGACGTCGCTGTTTTCCAGCGTGTCGGTGGAGCCGGTGCAGACCGGCGAGGCGGGGCCGGACGGCACCGAATATGTCGATCTGGCCGTCGAGCAGGAAGCCGGGCCACCCCGCACGCTGGCGGGCGAAGCGGGCTATGGCACCGGCCAGGGCTTCCGCGCCGAGGGGACATGGACCCATCGCAACCTCTTCCCGCCGGAAGGCGCGCTGATCCTGGGCGCGATCGCGGGCACCCAGGAACAGGGCGCGTCGGCGACCTTCCGCCGGTCCAATGCGGGCAAGCGCGACAGGACGTTCCAGACCGGCATCACGCTCAACCACCAGAATTACGATGCCTATGAGGCGTTTACGGCGGGCCTCAACATCGGCTGGTCGCGCCAGTCCACCCCGATCTTCCAGAAGCGCTGGACCTACAGCTATGGCGCGGAAATCCTGCTGACCAACGAGCAGGTGGTGATCGACCCGGCCACCGCTGACAAGACGCGGCGCACCTATTTCATCGGCGGTCTGCCGGTGCAGATCGGCTATGATCGCTCCAACGACCTGCTCAACCCGACCAAGGGCTTCCGCGCCAATCTGCGCGCCGAACCGGAAGGGTCGTTGCAGGGGAATTTCTCGCCCTATCTGCGCGCCAGTTTCGACCTGACCGGCTATTATCCGGTGTCGGACAACCTGGTCATTGCGGGACGGGCCAAGGTCGGCACCATCACCGGGGTCAGCCGCGGCGATGTCGCGCCATCGCGGCGCATCTATGCGGGCGGCGGCGGATCGGTACGCGGGTTCGGCTATCAGGAACTGGGGCCGAAGGACGCGAACAACGATCCGATCGGCGGCCGGTCGGTCAATGAATTTGCGGTCGAGGGCCGTTATCGCTTCGGCAACTATGGCGTCGTCGCCTTCGTGGACGCCGGTCAGGTCTATGAAAGCTCCATGCCGCAATTTTCCGACATGCGCTACGGCGTCGGCCTGGGCGGCCGCTTCTACACCAATTTCGGTCCGTTCCGCGCGGACATCGCCATGCCGATCAACCGGCAGCCCGGCGAGTCCAAATTCGCGCTCTATATCGGCATCGGGCAGGCTTTCTGA